The following are encoded together in the Streptomyces asoensis genome:
- a CDS encoding glycosyltransferase family 39 protein → MSTGLEQTTTWEPPPGAVPPGTHPDAAGTAVPAPAPGEPKQPPHRRLWRGRPEDPRWARPAFLGLLAATLLLYLYDLSASGYANSFYSAAVQAGSQSWKAFFFGSLDAGNAITVDKPPASLWPMALSVRIFGLNSWAILVPEVLMGVGSVAVVYASVRRRFGAGAGLIAGAVLALTPVAALMFRFNNPDAMLALLMAVACSMVARALEDGRTKWLVWAGVAIGFAFLAKTLQAFLILPPLAIVYAVCAPVSLRKRFGQLAVATGALIVSGGWWVAIVELWPASSRPYIGGSQNNSFLELTFGYNGLGRLNGEETGSVGGGGGGGGTGQWGETGWDRMFNSEIGGQISWLLPAALILLAGGLVATRKLKRTSTTRGLFLVWGGSLLITTVVFSYMAGIFHQYYTVALAPYLAAVIGMGAGILWERRCEVWASITLAASVVAAAAWSYVLLNRTPDYLPWLKWLILVGGLTAALGLTFAGRLDRRLGLAAASVGLVAALAGPTAYTISTLQEGHTGSIVTAGPAGASMMGGGPGGGGGGRGGFGGPGGQTQNGNGGTQGQGQSPQGGGTGGFPGGGMPGQNQQNGNGGTQNGNGGTQGQGQNQGQGQNQQGGPGGTTGDGGGMGGGGGVGGLLNGASVTDEAKKLLEADSGAYTWAAAAIGAQNAASYQLATGEAVMAIGGFNGTDPSPTLAQFKQYVTDGRIHYFIGSGSGGGMGGSSSGTSSQISSWVEANFKKVTVGSATFYDLTQKATG, encoded by the coding sequence ATGAGCACCGGACTCGAGCAGACGACGACCTGGGAACCGCCGCCGGGCGCGGTGCCGCCCGGCACGCACCCCGACGCCGCCGGGACGGCCGTCCCGGCCCCCGCCCCGGGCGAGCCGAAGCAGCCCCCGCACCGCAGACTGTGGCGCGGCCGCCCCGAGGACCCCCGCTGGGCACGCCCGGCCTTCCTCGGTCTGCTGGCCGCCACGCTGCTGCTCTACCTGTACGACCTCAGTGCCTCCGGCTACGCGAACTCCTTCTACTCCGCGGCCGTCCAGGCGGGCAGCCAGAGCTGGAAGGCCTTCTTCTTCGGCTCGCTGGACGCCGGCAACGCCATCACCGTCGACAAGCCCCCGGCCTCGCTGTGGCCGATGGCCCTGTCGGTCAGGATCTTCGGCCTGAACTCGTGGGCGATCCTCGTCCCCGAGGTGCTGATGGGCGTCGGCTCGGTCGCCGTGGTGTACGCCTCCGTGCGCCGCCGCTTCGGCGCCGGTGCCGGACTGATCGCGGGCGCCGTGCTGGCGCTGACGCCGGTCGCCGCGCTGATGTTCCGGTTCAACAACCCGGACGCGATGCTGGCCCTGCTGATGGCCGTGGCCTGCTCCATGGTGGCCCGCGCACTGGAGGACGGCCGGACCAAGTGGCTCGTCTGGGCCGGGGTCGCGATCGGTTTCGCGTTCCTCGCCAAGACGCTCCAGGCCTTCCTGATCCTGCCGCCGCTGGCGATCGTCTACGCGGTCTGCGCACCGGTGAGCCTGCGCAAGCGGTTCGGCCAGCTGGCCGTCGCGACCGGCGCGCTGATCGTGTCCGGCGGCTGGTGGGTGGCGATCGTCGAGCTGTGGCCGGCGTCCTCCCGGCCGTACATCGGCGGTTCGCAGAACAACTCCTTCCTGGAGCTGACCTTCGGCTACAACGGTCTCGGCCGCCTGAACGGCGAGGAGACCGGCAGCGTCGGCGGGGGCGGCGGCGGTGGCGGCACCGGTCAGTGGGGCGAGACCGGCTGGGACCGGATGTTCAACTCCGAGATCGGCGGCCAGATCTCCTGGCTGCTGCCGGCCGCGCTGATCCTCCTGGCCGGCGGCCTGGTGGCCACCCGGAAGCTGAAGCGGACGTCGACGACCCGCGGGCTGTTCCTGGTGTGGGGCGGCTCGCTGCTGATCACCACGGTGGTCTTCAGCTACATGGCGGGCATCTTCCACCAGTACTACACCGTTGCCCTCGCCCCCTACCTGGCGGCCGTGATCGGCATGGGCGCCGGGATCCTGTGGGAGAGGCGCTGCGAGGTCTGGGCCTCGATCACCCTCGCGGCCTCGGTCGTGGCGGCCGCGGCCTGGAGCTACGTCCTGCTCAACCGCACCCCCGACTACCTGCCCTGGCTGAAGTGGCTGATCCTGGTCGGCGGTCTGACGGCCGCGCTCGGCCTGACCTTCGCGGGCCGCCTCGACCGCCGGCTCGGCCTCGCGGCGGCCTCCGTGGGCCTGGTGGCCGCGCTGGCCGGACCGACGGCGTACACGATCAGCACGCTCCAGGAGGGCCACACCGGCTCCATCGTGACCGCCGGCCCGGCCGGCGCGAGCATGATGGGCGGCGGCCCGGGTGGCGGCGGTGGCGGCCGGGGAGGCTTCGGCGGCCCCGGTGGCCAGACCCAGAACGGCAACGGCGGCACACAGGGCCAGGGCCAGAGCCCGCAGGGCGGCGGGACGGGTGGCTTCCCCGGTGGGGGCATGCCCGGCCAGAACCAGCAGAACGGCAACGGCGGCACCCAGAACGGCAACGGCGGCACGCAGGGCCAGGGTCAGAACCAGGGCCAGGGTCAGAACCAGCAGGGCGGTCCGGGCGGCACGACCGGTGACGGCGGCGGCATGGGCGGCGGTGGCGGTGTCGGCGGTCTGCTCAACGGCGCCTCCGTGACCGACGAGGCCAAGAAGCTGCTGGAGGCCGACTCCGGCGCCTACACCTGGGCGGCGGCCGCGATCGGCGCGCAGAACGCCGCGAGCTACCAACTCGCCACCGGTGAGGCGGTGATGGCGATCGGCGGCTTCAACGGCACCGACCCCTCGCCGACCCTGGCGCAGTTCAAGCAGTACGTGACCGACGGCAGGATCCACTACTTCATCGGCAGTGGCTCGGGCGGCGGCATGGGCGGCAGCAGCAGCGGCACGTCCTCGCAGATCAGCTCGTGGGTGGAGGCCAACTTCAAGAAGGTGACGGTCGGTTCGGCCACCTTCTACGACCTCACCCAGAAGGCGACCGGCTGA
- a CDS encoding bifunctional glycosyltransferase family 2/GtrA family protein translates to MRTDSSPGTLPAREHLPAATAGTPVLDVVIPVYNEEKDLQPCVRRLHDHLTRTFPYSFRITIADNASTDSTPLVAERLAGLIPEVENFRLEQKGRGRALRTVWSASDAPILAYMDVDLSTDLNALLPLVAPLISGHSDLAIGSRLARSSRVVRGPKREFISRAYNLILRGSLQARFSDAQCGFKAIRRDVAQILLPLVEDTGWFFDTEMLVLAERAGLRIHEVPVDWVDDPDSTVHIVKTATDDLKGVWRVGRALATGSLSLDRLTRPFGDDPRDRDIMDVPKGLARQLVGFCVVGGLSTLFYLLLYSGFRQFTGSQSANALALLVSAVANTAANRRLTFGVRGRGGAVKHQAQGLVVFGIGLALTSGSLFALNTATSSPAHSTELAVLIAANLAATVLRFLLFRVWVFSDRREGDEPPATGVPSDASHLPPAFRAARGPHAPGAPFIPHAPTPANPSTDPSAQWPQPSHPSQQPLPQRPAASPHDPDPTTRFRAGEAADGTWRDATMQLQPVRRPHDTDPGDAR, encoded by the coding sequence ATGCGAACCGACTCTTCTCCCGGCACCCTGCCGGCGCGGGAGCACCTCCCGGCCGCCACAGCCGGTACGCCTGTCCTGGACGTAGTGATCCCCGTCTACAACGAGGAGAAGGACCTCCAGCCCTGCGTCCGCAGACTGCACGACCACCTGACGCGTACGTTCCCGTACTCCTTCCGCATCACGATCGCGGACAACGCGTCGACCGACTCGACCCCCCTGGTCGCGGAGCGGCTGGCGGGGCTGATCCCGGAGGTGGAGAACTTCCGCCTCGAACAGAAGGGCCGCGGCCGCGCGCTGCGGACCGTCTGGTCGGCCTCGGACGCCCCGATCCTCGCCTACATGGACGTGGACCTGTCCACCGACCTCAACGCGCTGCTGCCGCTGGTGGCGCCGCTGATCTCCGGCCACTCGGACCTGGCGATCGGCTCCCGGCTGGCCCGCAGCTCGCGGGTGGTGCGCGGGCCGAAGCGGGAGTTCATCAGCCGCGCCTACAACCTCATCCTGCGCGGCTCGCTCCAGGCCCGGTTCTCGGACGCGCAGTGCGGCTTCAAGGCGATCCGGCGTGACGTGGCACAGATTCTGCTCCCCCTGGTGGAAGACACCGGCTGGTTCTTCGACACTGAGATGCTGGTGCTCGCCGAACGAGCCGGTCTCCGTATCCACGAGGTGCCGGTCGACTGGGTCGACGACCCGGACTCCACGGTCCACATCGTGAAGACGGCGACCGACGACCTGAAGGGGGTATGGCGCGTGGGCCGGGCGCTGGCCACCGGTTCGCTCTCCCTGGACCGGCTGACCAGGCCGTTCGGCGACGACCCCCGCGACCGCGACATCATGGACGTACCCAAGGGCCTGGCCCGCCAGCTCGTCGGCTTCTGTGTGGTGGGTGGCCTCTCCACCCTCTTCTACCTGCTGCTCTACAGCGGCTTCCGCCAGTTCACGGGGTCCCAGTCGGCCAACGCGCTGGCGCTGCTGGTGTCGGCCGTCGCCAACACCGCCGCCAACCGCCGGCTCACCTTCGGGGTGCGCGGCCGCGGCGGGGCCGTCAAGCACCAGGCGCAGGGCCTGGTCGTCTTCGGTATCGGACTCGCGCTGACCAGCGGTTCGCTGTTCGCCCTGAACACGGCGACGTCCAGCCCCGCGCACTCCACCGAGCTGGCGGTGCTGATCGCCGCGAACCTCGCGGCGACCGTGCTGCGCTTCCTGCTCTTCCGGGTGTGGGTCTTCTCCGACCGGCGCGAGGGCGACGAACCCCCGGCGACGGGTGTGCCGTCCGACGCCTCCCATCTCCCCCCGGCCTTCCGCGCCGCCCGGGGCCCCCACGCCCCTGGGGCGCCGTTCATCCCCCACGCCCCCACGCCGGCCAACCCGTCCACCGACCCGTCCGCACAGTGGCCGCAGCCGTCACACCCGTCGCAGCAGCCCCTGCCGCAGCGGCCCGCCGCATCCCCGCACGACCCCGACCCGACGACTCGATTCCGCGCCGGCGAAGCCGCGGACGGCACCTGGAGGGACGCCACCATGCAGTTGCAGCCGGTGCGCCGCCCCCACGACACCGACCCGGGGGACGCCCGATGA
- a CDS encoding sensor histidine kinase, with product MSGRRRPRAQKRRGGLPARTKPRVGAGQPRTLRTRLVVVSVTLIAVVCAVIGTVTTLVLRDHLYGQLNGRLGEVAARAAPRGDFGGPPGQQKGGSGTPGQGKAQAAGLAQLVQGPQSDSTIAAKVVNGSVTEAERGVKSQDDFSMGSKSLTEAQIKVLNSVAQDGKMHTVEIPGLGDYRVKYASNDLAAYYVGIPTAEVDNTIDTLILVEISLTLAGLVAATLAGTVMVNVATRPLRKVAATATRVSELPLHTGEVNLSERVPESETDPHTEVGQVGAALNRMLNHVHGALHARQESEMRVRQFVADASHELRTPLASIRGYAELTRRGREEVGPDTRHALGRIESEAGRMTFLVEDLLLLARLDAGRPLQFEQTDLVPLVIDTISDARAAGPDHVWRLELPDEPALVSADAARLQQVLVNLLANARTHTAPGTTVTARVQRRGPWLCVDVQDNGQGIPADLLPHVFERFARGDSARSRATGSTGLGLAIVQAVATAHGGAVTVDSVPGQTVFTVHLPALAPAVPHPAPETNWQLDSQVEHSATTWVQQGA from the coding sequence ATGAGCGGGCGACGACGGCCGCGTGCGCAGAAGAGACGTGGGGGCCTCCCCGCTCGAACGAAGCCGAGAGTGGGGGCGGGACAGCCGCGCACCCTGCGGACGCGGCTCGTCGTCGTGTCCGTGACCCTGATCGCCGTGGTCTGCGCCGTGATCGGCACCGTGACCACCCTGGTGCTGCGCGATCACCTGTACGGGCAGCTCAACGGCCGGCTGGGCGAGGTCGCGGCCCGGGCCGCCCCGCGCGGCGACTTCGGAGGACCGCCCGGCCAGCAGAAGGGCGGCTCCGGCACACCCGGCCAGGGCAAGGCCCAGGCCGCCGGTCTCGCGCAACTGGTGCAGGGTCCCCAGTCGGACAGCACCATCGCCGCCAAGGTCGTGAACGGCTCCGTCACCGAGGCCGAGCGCGGGGTGAAGTCGCAGGACGACTTCTCGATGGGCAGCAAGTCGCTCACGGAAGCCCAGATCAAGGTGCTCAACTCCGTCGCGCAGGACGGGAAGATGCACACCGTGGAGATCCCCGGGCTGGGCGACTACCGGGTCAAGTACGCCAGCAACGACCTGGCCGCCTATTACGTGGGCATCCCGACGGCCGAGGTCGACAACACCATCGACACCCTGATCCTCGTCGAGATCAGCCTCACCCTCGCGGGCCTGGTCGCCGCCACCCTCGCGGGCACCGTCATGGTCAACGTGGCCACCCGCCCCCTGCGCAAGGTCGCCGCGACCGCCACCCGGGTCTCCGAACTCCCCCTGCACACCGGCGAGGTCAACCTCAGCGAGCGGGTGCCCGAGTCCGAGACCGATCCGCACACCGAGGTCGGGCAGGTCGGGGCCGCGCTCAACCGGATGCTGAACCACGTCCACGGCGCCCTGCACGCCCGCCAGGAGAGCGAGATGCGGGTCCGCCAGTTCGTCGCGGACGCCAGTCACGAGCTCCGTACGCCCCTCGCCTCCATCAGGGGCTACGCCGAGCTGACCCGGCGCGGACGGGAGGAGGTCGGGCCCGACACCCGGCACGCCCTCGGACGCATCGAGTCGGAGGCCGGCCGGATGACCTTCCTCGTCGAGGACCTGCTCCTGCTCGCCCGGCTCGACGCGGGCCGCCCGCTCCAGTTCGAGCAGACCGACCTGGTCCCGCTGGTCATCGACACCATCAGCGACGCGCGGGCCGCAGGACCCGACCACGTCTGGCGCCTGGAGCTCCCCGACGAGCCCGCGCTGGTCTCCGCCGACGCGGCCCGGCTCCAGCAGGTCCTCGTCAACCTCCTCGCCAACGCCCGCACCCACACGGCGCCCGGTACGACGGTCACCGCACGCGTGCAGCGGCGCGGACCGTGGCTGTGCGTGGACGTCCAGGACAACGGCCAGGGCATCCCGGCCGACCTGCTGCCGCACGTGTTCGAACGCTTCGCGCGCGGCGACTCGGCACGCTCCCGTGCGACGGGCTCGACCGGACTGGGTCTCGCCATCGTGCAGGCCGTGGCCACCGCGCACGGCGGCGCCGTGACCGTGGACAGCGTGCCCGGGCAGACCGTCTTCACGGTGCACCTGCCGGCCCTCGCCCCCGCCGTGCCCCACCCGGCCCCCGAAACGAACTGGCAACTCGACTCACAGGTCGAGCACAGTGCCACCACATGGGTGCAACAGGGCGCCTGA
- a CDS encoding response regulator transcription factor, with protein MTTTSPQGRTELLRPDGSPVRVLVVDDELSITELLSMALRYEGWQIRSAGDGTGAIQTAREFRPDAVVLDMMLPDMDGLTVLGRLRRELPDVPVLFLTAKDAVEDRIAGLTAGGDDYVTKPFSLEEVVARLRGLIRRSGAADRRSDSVLVVGDLTLDEDSHEVSRAGDNIHLTATEFELLRFLMRNPRRVLSKAQILDRVWSYDFGGQANVVELYISYLRRKIDAGREPMIHTRRGAGYLIKPAVS; from the coding sequence ATGACCACGACCTCGCCCCAGGGGCGCACCGAACTGCTGAGGCCGGACGGGAGCCCCGTCCGAGTGCTTGTGGTGGACGACGAGCTGTCGATCACCGAACTGCTGTCCATGGCCCTGCGCTACGAGGGATGGCAGATCCGCAGCGCCGGTGACGGCACGGGCGCCATCCAGACCGCGCGGGAGTTCCGCCCCGACGCCGTCGTCCTGGACATGATGCTTCCCGACATGGACGGTCTGACCGTCCTCGGTCGGCTGCGGCGCGAGCTGCCGGACGTCCCGGTGCTGTTCCTGACGGCCAAGGACGCCGTCGAGGACCGTATCGCCGGACTCACCGCGGGCGGCGACGACTACGTCACCAAGCCGTTCAGCCTCGAAGAGGTCGTGGCGCGGCTGCGCGGGCTCATCCGGCGCTCCGGTGCCGCCGACCGGCGCTCCGACTCCGTGCTCGTCGTCGGAGACCTCACCCTCGACGAGGACAGCCACGAGGTGTCGCGGGCCGGGGACAACATCCATCTGACCGCCACCGAGTTCGAGCTGCTGCGCTTCCTGATGCGCAACCCGCGGCGCGTGCTCAGCAAGGCGCAGATACTCGACCGCGTCTGGTCCTACGACTTCGGCGGCCAGGCCAACGTCGTCGAGCTGTACATCTCCTACCTGCGCCGGAAGATCGACGCCGGCCGTGAACCGATGATCCACACCCGGCGCGGCGCCGGATACCTGATCAAGCCCGCGGTGTCATGA
- a CDS encoding DUF2797 domain-containing protein, translating to MAQAWKCAGLRWSAQGPELMWDGGRRSPLAQGRRVAFGVEEGGVRECAGARGHACPRRVVVPGRSAGGRCEECARLDRAHSVAADRVADDPRPYRVYLAWFGPGLVKVGITAVERGSVRLLEQGAICFSWLGSGPLMAARRTEELLRAALRVPDRIPYTEKRAVRAVLPATLEERAAETGEVYRRAVELTGWPESLERAPFRPVDHVGAFGLAGAPAAVGEVGELVAGGAVSGELVAAAGPDLHLATEDGVIVLDTRLMRGWRLVPAGAGAPDPLRPDDPGAPRRPSRPAFPVRHFKAAGADGPRQDGLF from the coding sequence ATGGCACAGGCATGGAAGTGCGCGGGGCTGCGGTGGTCGGCGCAGGGGCCCGAGCTGATGTGGGACGGGGGACGCCGTAGCCCGCTGGCCCAGGGGCGGCGGGTGGCCTTCGGGGTCGAGGAGGGCGGGGTGCGGGAGTGCGCCGGGGCCCGGGGGCACGCGTGTCCCCGGCGGGTCGTCGTGCCGGGCAGAAGCGCGGGCGGCCGTTGCGAGGAGTGCGCGCGGCTGGACCGGGCGCACTCCGTCGCCGCGGACCGGGTCGCGGACGATCCGCGGCCGTACCGGGTGTACCTCGCGTGGTTCGGGCCGGGGCTGGTGAAGGTCGGCATCACGGCGGTCGAGCGGGGCTCGGTGCGGCTGCTGGAACAGGGCGCGATCTGCTTCAGCTGGCTCGGCAGCGGTCCGCTCATGGCCGCGCGGCGTACCGAGGAGCTGCTGCGGGCCGCGCTGCGGGTGCCGGACCGGATCCCGTACACCGAGAAGCGGGCGGTGCGCGCCGTTCTGCCCGCGACCCTGGAGGAACGGGCCGCCGAGACGGGCGAGGTGTACCGGCGTGCCGTGGAACTGACCGGCTGGCCCGAGTCGTTGGAGAGGGCGCCGTTCCGACCCGTGGACCACGTAGGGGCGTTCGGGCTGGCCGGGGCGCCGGCCGCTGTCGGGGAGGTGGGCGAGCTGGTCGCCGGCGGAGCGGTGAGCGGAGAGCTGGTGGCGGCCGCCGGGCCCGATCTGCATCTGGCCACCGAGGACGGCGTGATCGTGCTCGACACCCGGCTGATGCGGGGGTGGCGGCTGGTCCCGGCGGGGGCCGGTGCGCCGGACCCCCTCCGGCCGGACGACCCCGGGGCTCCCCGTCGGCCCTCTCGACCCGCTTTTCCCGTGCGGCACTTCAAGGCGGCGGGCGCGGACGGCCCGCGTCAGGACGGGTTGTTCTGA
- a CDS encoding HGxxPAAW family protein, which produces MALYDEGHTVAGWTGVGIATAGTSVVGVGVCAVSGVLLAVGLGIVVVSALVTWGLHLTGWGKPPGVRPRAEWGMWVRDPWARGGHPGCVGCRLAGRSRPVASALSVPGPTVVGDGTGMEVRGAAVVGAGARADVGRGTP; this is translated from the coding sequence ATGGCGCTGTACGACGAGGGGCACACCGTCGCCGGCTGGACGGGCGTCGGCATCGCGACCGCCGGGACCTCCGTGGTGGGAGTCGGCGTGTGCGCCGTCTCCGGGGTGCTGCTGGCCGTCGGGCTCGGGATCGTGGTGGTGAGCGCGCTGGTCACCTGGGGGCTGCATCTCACCGGCTGGGGCAAGCCGCCCGGGGTGCGGCCCCGGGCGGAGTGGGGGATGTGGGTCCGGGACCCGTGGGCCCGGGGCGGGCATCCCGGCTGCGTCGGGTGCCGGCTCGCGGGCCGGTCGCGTCCGGTCGCGTCCGCGTTGTCGGTGCCCGGGCCTACCGTGGTGGGTGATGGCACAGGCATGGAAGTGCGCGGGGCTGCGGTGGTCGGCGCAGGGGCCCGAGCTGATGTGGGACGGGGGACGCCGTAG
- a CDS encoding MarR family winged helix-turn-helix transcriptional regulator, producing MPAEPSPPDSGQPSDPHGGRPAATPAQALSAMDDLIAASMVGQQEMAQRLGLNVTDLTCFGYVIQAGENLLTAGELAARVHVTTGAVTGILNRLERAGYVTRRPDPGDRRRVRVAAIPSAVARAYALYEPYYARLDALFADYSPEETAVLTDWFTRATALAHTYRDELRVHDRDPAPPETETGPEPGDAPR from the coding sequence ATGCCAGCCGAGCCGTCACCGCCGGACAGCGGTCAGCCCAGTGACCCGCACGGCGGCCGCCCCGCCGCCACCCCCGCACAAGCGCTCTCGGCGATGGACGACCTCATCGCGGCCAGCATGGTCGGCCAGCAGGAGATGGCCCAGCGCCTGGGCCTGAACGTCACCGACCTGACCTGCTTCGGCTACGTCATCCAGGCCGGCGAGAACCTGCTCACCGCCGGGGAGCTCGCGGCCCGCGTCCACGTCACGACGGGCGCGGTGACCGGCATCCTCAACCGCCTGGAACGCGCCGGCTATGTCACCCGCCGCCCCGACCCCGGGGACCGCCGCCGGGTCCGCGTCGCCGCGATCCCCTCGGCGGTCGCCCGCGCGTACGCCCTGTACGAGCCGTACTACGCGCGCCTCGACGCCCTCTTCGCGGACTACTCCCCCGAGGAGACCGCCGTCCTGACGGACTGGTTCACCCGCGCCACGGCCCTGGCCCACACCTACCGCGACGAACTCCGCGTCCACGACCGCGACCCCGCGCCGCCGGAAACGGAAACGGGACCGGAACCCGGCGATGCCCCCCGCTGA
- a CDS encoding DUF2637 domain-containing protein, translated as MNDDYVDPDFTRRDWYSDAYSYGSDAGWNGGPADALHGGVPLTAPDAGWDPAEELAYLMQEAMSAESAVRVPPPRSEPAPVADAVDPMEGLAQITVQLPPTRRPAAAHRKVPGRKVRRLWLRTGSFVIVALVAVIVAMVSVFGGMVAYRPLQNITSGTGGGMFTSWPLLVYGPWMVASLSILRTALHQRRAVHSWFIVLLFSSVAMMLCVAQADKSFTGIAGASLPALASLACFQQLVRQITLTLPPRQTTRRHRQ; from the coding sequence ATGAATGACGATTATGTGGATCCCGATTTCACTCGGCGTGACTGGTATTCCGACGCCTATTCCTACGGGTCGGACGCGGGCTGGAACGGCGGACCGGCCGACGCCCTGCACGGCGGGGTCCCGCTGACCGCACCCGACGCGGGCTGGGACCCCGCCGAGGAGCTCGCCTACCTCATGCAGGAAGCCATGTCCGCGGAATCCGCGGTCAGGGTGCCGCCCCCGCGCAGCGAGCCCGCACCCGTCGCGGACGCCGTCGACCCGATGGAGGGGCTGGCACAGATCACCGTCCAGCTGCCGCCCACCCGGCGTCCCGCCGCCGCGCACCGCAAGGTTCCGGGGCGCAAGGTCCGGCGTCTGTGGCTGCGGACCGGCAGTTTCGTCATCGTCGCGCTCGTCGCCGTCATCGTGGCGATGGTCAGCGTCTTCGGCGGCATGGTGGCCTATCGGCCGTTGCAGAACATCACCTCCGGAACGGGAGGCGGAATGTTCACGTCGTGGCCGCTTCTCGTGTACGGCCCCTGGATGGTGGCCTCGCTCTCCATCCTGCGGACCGCGTTGCATCAGCGCCGCGCCGTGCACTCCTGGTTCATCGTGCTGCTTTTCTCCTCCGTCGCGATGATGCTGTGCGTGGCACAGGCCGACAAGTCTTTCACCGGTATCGCCGGTGCCTCCCTGCCCGCGCTCGCGTCCCTCGCCTGTTTCCAGCAACTCGTCCGGCAGATCACCCTGACCCTGCCGCCACGACAGACGACGCGCCGCCACCGGCAGTGA
- a CDS encoding DUF4440 domain-containing protein, translated as MTAAHLETGSDDPQVAEALAAEYETLSPECRADPDRLNRFLAPDFHEFGASGGEIEYEGTAQRVAAYTDPAGEPIRAERVRGVRLADGLVMVKYRANIDGKWSNRTSLWRRVAPMQWQMFHHQGTPAAGPDGTS; from the coding sequence ATGACGGCAGCACATCTGGAAACCGGCAGTGACGACCCTCAGGTGGCCGAAGCGCTGGCCGCGGAGTACGAGACGTTGTCACCCGAGTGCCGTGCTGATCCTGACCGGTTGAACCGGTTCCTCGCACCGGACTTCCATGAGTTCGGTGCCTCCGGAGGAGAGATCGAGTACGAAGGCACCGCACAGCGCGTGGCGGCGTACACCGACCCGGCTGGTGAGCCGATCAGGGCCGAGCGTGTGCGCGGGGTCAGGTTGGCGGACGGACTGGTGATGGTGAAGTACCGCGCGAACATCGACGGGAAGTGGTCGAACCGCACGTCATTGTGGCGGCGGGTGGCTCCGATGCAGTGGCAGATGTTCCACCACCAGGGAACGCCGGCCGCAGGCCCTGACGGCACTTCCTAG